The genomic region ACGGCTTCTTCCTCTGGTTCTGAACAGGAGAACGAACGTGGACACCTCCCTCTCTGGCAAGACCGTCCTCGTCACCGGCGCCAGCGCCGGCTTCGGCCGCGCCTGCGCCGAGCGCTTCGCCCGCGCCGGCGCGAAGCTCGTGCTGGTCGGGCGGCGGGGCGAGCGGCTCGAGGCGCTGAAGGAGGCGCTCGCGGTCCCGGCCCTCACCGCCGTGCTCGACGTGCGCGACCGCGCCGCCGTGGAGCGGTTCGCCGCCTCGCTGCCGCCCGAGTTCGCCGAGGTGGAGGTGCTCGTGAACAACGCCGGCCTGGCGCTCGGGCTCGAGCCGGCGCACCAGGCCTCCCTCGAGGACTGGGAGCAGATGCTCGACACCAACTGCCGCGGGCTCTTCGTGCTCACCCGCTCGATCCTCCCGGGCATGGTGGCGCGCGGCCGCGGGCACGTGGTCAACATCGGCTCGGTGGCCGCCAGCTACCCCTACCCCGGCGGCAACGTCTACGGCGCCACCAAGGCCTTCGTCCACCAGTTCAGCCAGAACCTCAAGTCGGACCTCGCCGGCACCGGGGTGCGCGTCACCGTCATCGAGCCCGGCATGGCCGAGACCGAGTTCTCGGTGGTCCGCATGAAGGGCGACGCCGAGAAGGCGAAGGCGGTCTACGCCGGCATGCAGCCCCTCACCGCCGAGGACATCGCCGAGACCGTCTTCTGGTGCGCGACCCGCCCGGCCCACGTGAACGTGAACGTGGTGGAGCTCATGCCGCAGGCGCAGGGCTTCGGGCCGTTCATCGTGAAGCGGCAGGGGTAGCGCCGGCGCGGGCGATCAGCGGCTGCCGCCGTAGCGCAGCAGCAGCCCGCCCACGCCCTCCTGGTACTCCGGCGCCTGCTGGAAGGCGGCCGTGGCCCGCACCTCGAAGCCGCCGCCGAACCGCGCCCCCAGGCCGGCCCGCGCCTCGAAGACGAAGCCGCTCACCTGCTGGCCGCGGTAGGTCGCGGAGGTGTCCACCCCGGTGGGCGGCGCGAGGCCGGGCACGGCCGGGAACACCGGGGTCTCGCGCTCCTCGAACCACTCGGCGCCCGGGGCGGCCACGAGCTCCCACCGGACGGCGCCCTGGTCGCGCCGCCAGCCGACCGGGAGCGTGCCGCGAAGGAAGCGCTGCGGCGAGAAGTAGCCGCCGTGCCCGAGGGTGAAGAAGCGGAGGTCGTCGTCGAACCGCATCCCGGTGCCCTCGACGCCGACCGAGAGCGCGCCGAGCGGGCCCTGGGCGAGCGTCACCCGGACCCCGGCCCCGGCCATGGCGCGCCGGTTCTCGCGCACCTCCGAGCCCACCAGCCGGTCGTACGCGCCGTACCCGTAGGCGCGGACCGGCCCGAGCTCCAGCCCGAGCTCGAGCCGCCCGCCCTCGGTCACCACCCCGCCCCAGGTCCGCCCGGTCACGAGGTCCCGGATGCCGGCGTAGGAGAGGAGGCTGTCGGTCACCGGGCGGCGCGCCCCCGCGACCGCGATCCGCACCGGCCCGAAGGCGTGGCGGAGCTCGAGGCTCCCCACCACGGTCTGCGCGGGGAAGCCGAGCGGGGTGGCGCCGACCTCCGCCGAGATCGCCCGCCCCTCGTACCCGAGGCTGGGGGCGACGCCGTAGGCCCGCAACGTCCCGCTCGCCCCCGCCCCCCGGCCGAAGCGGGTGGTCGCGTCGTTGGCCACGCTGCCGGCCTCGAGCTCCACCCCGGTGGCCCGGAGGAAGGCGAACCCGCGATGGCCGAGGGCGAGCTCGGCCGTCGCGATCTCGTCGGCCTCGGTGAGCGCGCCGAGACCGCCCTCCCCCTGCCGGGCGCGGATCCGGCCCATCCCCTCCAGGCCCGAGCGGTGCCGCGCGCGGACGAGCTCCTCCTCGCGATCGATCTGCTGCCTCGTCGCGGCGGCCGCCTCGGGGTCGAGCGGCTCCGGCGGAGGACGCTCCGGGCCGGGCGGCAGGCGGGTCCGGCCCGGGCCGATGGGCACGTCGGCGGCGGCGCGCCCCGCTACCCGAGGCGGGAGCGCGTCGGCGAGGGCTCGCGCCCGCAGCAGGGCGTCCATGGCGGCGGGGTCGTCGCCCTCGGCCGCGGCGGCGCGCCCGGCGAGGAGCTGCAGCCGCGCGTCCCCGGGCGCGCGGCGCACCCCGTCCTCGGCGAGGTCGCGCGCCGCGCGCCGATCGCCGGTGGCGAGCGCCGCGTCCACCGCGCCCCGGCGCGCCTCCGCGTCGCCCGGGTCGAGCGCGAGGGCGCGCTCGAAGGCCTCGCGGGCCCGGTCCGGATCGCCCGGCGCGAGGTTCCGCCCCCGGGCGTCGAGCACCCGCGGGTCCTCCGGGTAATCGTGCAGCACCGGCGCGAGGGCGGCCGCGGCGCCGGCCGGGTCGCCCGTCTCGCGCCGGCGATCCGAGAGCCGGACCGCGCGCGACACCCGCAGGTCGCGGAGCCAGCGTCGCTCGTCGCGGCCGAGCCCCGGCTCCCCGGCGAGCCCCTCGAGCAGGGGCCCCGCCTCGGCGTCCTCACCGATCTCGACGAGCAGCGCCGCGAGCTGCAGCCGCAGCGACGGCGCGTTCGGCGGCGAGGCCTCGACGGCGCGCCGGAGCACCCCGATCCCGCGCCGCCGCTCCCCGAGGTCCGACCAGGCGCGCGCGATGGGGGCCGCGAGCCTCGGCTCCTCGGCCACCTCGCGCTCGAGCTCGAGGAGCTCGGCGATCGCCTCCGGCCGCCCGCCCCGCCGGGCTCGGGCCACGAGCGCCGGCACCCGCACCCGCACCTCGAGGTCGTGGCGGAGGCGGACGAGCCCGGGGTCGGTGCGCGAGGCGGGCAGCGCGGAGAGCACGTCGAGGGCCCGCGCGCTCTCGCCCTGCGCGGCGAGGAGCCGCGCCTCCAGGACCCGCGCCTCCGGCAGCCCCGGCGCCGCGCGCAGGAGCGCGCCCACCACCGGCTCGGCGCCGCGCGAGTCGCCCCCGTCGAGCAGCGCGGCCGCGAGATCGTGCAGGACCCAGGCGTCGGAGGGGTCGTCGCGCCGGGCCGCCTCGAGCTCGGCCTCGGCCCCGGCGAGGTCGCGCTCGGCGCGGCGGCGCGCGGCGCGCTGCCGGCCCGCCTCGGCCCGGAGCCAGCCCGGGCGGAAGGCCCGCTCGGGCGCCACCGCGAGGAGCGCCTCGTTGCTCCGGATCGCCTCCTCGAACCGGCGCTCCTGGACGAGGCTCGCCGTGAGGCCGCGCAACGCCCCCGGCTGCCGCGGCTGCTCCCGCAGCACCCGCTCGTACCGCTCGCGCGCCGCGGCCCGGTCTCCGGCCGCGAGGTCGAGGTCGCCGAGGGCCAGCTCGGCGTTCCAGCGCTCCCGCGGGGGCGCCCGGTCGCGGGCCGAGAGGAGGGTGCGCCGCGCGAGGGGCGCGTCGCCGCGCTCGCGGGCCCGGCCCGCCTCCTCGAGGAGCGACCAGAACGCGACGCTGCGCAGGCCGTCCTCCCAGAGGTCCGGCCGTCGCGGGGCGAGCGCGCGCGACCGCTCCAGGGCCGCCCGCGCCCGGTCGAGGTCGCCCTGCCGCTGCGCCGCCGCCGCCTCGCGCTGCGCCAGGATGGCGAGCCCGAGGCGCGACTCCGGGTCCTCCGGCGTGCGGCCGAAGATGCGCCGGGCGGTGCCGGCGTCGCCCCGATCCAGCGCGGCGAAGCCCTCGCGCCGCTGCAGCGACCGCTCGCGCGCGCGCACCAGGGCGAGCCCCCGGCGCCCCTCCGGCGTGTCCCCCACCTCCGAGAAGAGCCGGGTGGCGGTGGCGAGGTCGCCCTTGTCGAGCGCCGCGAAGCCCTCGGCGGCGACCCCCGCCCGCCGCGCGCGCTCGAGGGCGCGGGCCACCTCGGCGTCGCGCGGGTGGCGCCGCAGGTACTCGCGCAGGAGCGGCGCGTCGGCGGCGGAGGCCCCGAGCCAGAGGAGCGCCTCGCGCCAGGCCCGCCCCGCCTCCTTCGCGACGGTCGGGTCGCGCGACAGCGCCGCGAGCTGCCCGATCCCCTCGCGCCGCGACGGCTCGCGGTAGGTCAGGATCCTCGCCAGGGCGAGCCGGACCCGCGCCTCCCCCGGCACCCGCGCCGCGAGCCGCTCCAGGCCGGCGCGCGCCTCCTCCCAGCCGCCGGGCGTGCCGGCCACGGTGTCGTAGTACTCGAGGGCGAGGTCGGCGGGCGGCCCCGCCTCGCCGAAGAGGGCGCGGTAGCGGGCCACCCCCTCGTCGAGCCGCCCCCGGTGCGCCAGCCGGCGGGCGGCGGCGAGCAGCGGGGGCAGGCGCGGGCCGAGCTCCACCTCCCGGCGGAGCGCCGGCAGCTCGGGGTGCCGCGGCGCCACGCGCGCGAGGTGGGCCAGCGCCTCGCGGGCCTGCGCCGCGCGCCCGGCCCGGGCGTCGAGGCCGCCCACCGCGGCGAGGGCGTCGGGCTGGTCCGGATCGGCGGCGAGCACCGCCCGCCAGGCCTGCTCGGCCTCCTCGCCCCGGGCGCGCGACTGCCAGTACCAGGCGTTCCGGACGAGACCGCGCACCTCGGCCGGATCGGCCGCAGCCATGGCTGCCGCCGGCCCGAGCAGCAGAGCCGCGAGGGCGCAGCTCAGCGCGGCCCGGCGCACGGCCACCCCCACGCCGGCGCGAGCCGGCCCTCCGCGTCGAAGGCGTACCGGCCCTCGGCGAAGCCCTGGCCGAAGAGCGCCAGGTTCTGGTCGTAGTAGGCCGGCGGCGTCCCGTAGAGCCCGTCGCGCAGCGCCGACGCGAGCCGCGCCTCCAGCTCCGGACGCAGCGCCGGCCGCTCGGTCGCGGCGAGCGGCAGGAGCGCCGCGTAGAAGCCAGGCGGCGCCGCGCCCTGGCCGCGCAGCGAGCCCGCGTCCACCCGCTCCGGGAGCGCCCCGCGCTCGGCCAGGATCCGGAGCAGGCCCGCCGTGGCGGTCGCGAGCGCCCGCCGGTCGGGGTCGCCGGGCGGGAGGAGCCCGATCCAGAGGTAGGCGCGGATGGCGTCGTAGCTCCCGGTCCGCCCCTTCACCGGATCGGCCAGGAGGCCGGCGCCGGGCCGGTAG from Anaeromyxobacter paludicola harbors:
- a CDS encoding SDR family oxidoreductase, with the protein product MDTSLSGKTVLVTGASAGFGRACAERFARAGAKLVLVGRRGERLEALKEALAVPALTAVLDVRDRAAVERFAASLPPEFAEVEVLVNNAGLALGLEPAHQASLEDWEQMLDTNCRGLFVLTRSILPGMVARGRGHVVNIGSVAASYPYPGGNVYGATKAFVHQFSQNLKSDLAGTGVRVTVIEPGMAETEFSVVRMKGDAEKAKAVYAGMQPLTAEDIAETVFWCATRPAHVNVNVVELMPQAQGFGPFIVKRQG
- a CDS encoding cellulose synthase subunit BcsC-related outer membrane protein, giving the protein MAAADPAEVRGLVRNAWYWQSRARGEEAEQAWRAVLAADPDQPDALAAVGGLDARAGRAAQAREALAHLARVAPRHPELPALRREVELGPRLPPLLAAARRLAHRGRLDEGVARYRALFGEAGPPADLALEYYDTVAGTPGGWEEARAGLERLAARVPGEARVRLALARILTYREPSRREGIGQLAALSRDPTVAKEAGRAWREALLWLGASAADAPLLREYLRRHPRDAEVARALERARRAGVAAEGFAALDKGDLATATRLFSEVGDTPEGRRGLALVRARERSLQRREGFAALDRGDAGTARRIFGRTPEDPESRLGLAILAQREAAAAQRQGDLDRARAALERSRALAPRRPDLWEDGLRSVAFWSLLEEAGRARERGDAPLARRTLLSARDRAPPRERWNAELALGDLDLAAGDRAAARERYERVLREQPRQPGALRGLTASLVQERRFEEAIRSNEALLAVAPERAFRPGWLRAEAGRQRAARRRAERDLAGAEAELEAARRDDPSDAWVLHDLAAALLDGGDSRGAEPVVGALLRAAPGLPEARVLEARLLAAQGESARALDVLSALPASRTDPGLVRLRHDLEVRVRVPALVARARRGGRPEAIAELLELEREVAEEPRLAAPIARAWSDLGERRRGIGVLRRAVEASPPNAPSLRLQLAALLVEIGEDAEAGPLLEGLAGEPGLGRDERRWLRDLRVSRAVRLSDRRRETGDPAGAAAALAPVLHDYPEDPRVLDARGRNLAPGDPDRAREAFERALALDPGDAEARRGAVDAALATGDRRAARDLAEDGVRRAPGDARLQLLAGRAAAAEGDDPAAMDALLRARALADALPPRVAGRAAADVPIGPGRTRLPPGPERPPPEPLDPEAAAATRQQIDREEELVRARHRSGLEGMGRIRARQGEGGLGALTEADEIATAELALGHRGFAFLRATGVELEAGSVANDATTRFGRGAGASGTLRAYGVAPSLGYEGRAISAEVGATPLGFPAQTVVGSLELRHAFGPVRIAVAGARRPVTDSLLSYAGIRDLVTGRTWGGVVTEGGRLELGLELGPVRAYGYGAYDRLVGSEVRENRRAMAGAGVRVTLAQGPLGALSVGVEGTGMRFDDDLRFFTLGHGGYFSPQRFLRGTLPVGWRRDQGAVRWELVAAPGAEWFEERETPVFPAVPGLAPPTGVDTSATYRGQQVSGFVFEARAGLGARFGGGFEVRATAAFQQAPEYQEGVGGLLLRYGGSR